In Brachypodium distachyon strain Bd21 chromosome 2, Brachypodium_distachyon_v3.0, whole genome shotgun sequence, one genomic interval encodes:
- the LOC100824788 gene encoding uncharacterized protein LOC100824788, producing the protein MEVAAATVSTLVPSPAPTFLLPVSTTAFCPSSARPLTPSARRPARLLSLARRAPVVASLGVSHGTGVTMPGTDIVGQNDLLIVGPGVLGRLVAEKWLKEHPGCKIFGQTASTDHHSELTNIGILPSLKGSSIPHKAPYVIFCAPPSRSDDYPEDLRVATSNWSGEGSFLFTSSTALYDCSDNRLCNEDCPSVPIGRGPRTDVLLKAENVVLEAGGCVLRLAGLYKIDRGAHIFWLRKGTLDSRPDHIINQIHYEDAASLAIAIMKKIPRGRIFLGCDNMPLSRQEIMDSVNRSGKFETMFQGFTGTDGPLGKRMENSKTRADIGWEPKYPSFPEFLGVNN; encoded by the exons ATggaagtcgccgccgccaccgtctccACTCTGGTTCCCTCCCCGGCCCCAACCTTCCTGCTCCCCGTCTCCACCACCGCCTTCTGCCCTTCCTCCGCGAGACCCCTGACCCCATCTGCTCGTCGTCCAGCTCGgctcctctccctcgcccgccgcgcgccagtCGTCGCCTCTCTCG GGGTATCTCATGGTACAGGGGTCACAATGCCTGGCACTGACATTGTTGGCCAGAATGATTTGCTGATTGTGGGCCCTGGTGTGCTTGGGCGACTGGTAGCTGAGAAGTGGCTAAAG GAACATCCAGGTTGCAAAATTTTTGGCCAGACTGCAAGCACAGATCATCACAGTGAGCTAACCAATATTGGCATCCTTCCCTCCTTGAAAGGATCTAGTATTCCTCATAAAGCTCCATACGTTATTTTCTGTGCTCCTCCATCTCGTTCTGATGATTACCCTGAGGATTTGAG AGTGGCCACCTCAAATTGGAGTGGTGAAGGTTCTTTCCTGTTTACATCCAGTACTGCGCTGTATGACTGTAGTGACAACAGATTGTGCAACGAG GATTGTCCATCTGTTCCGATTGGCAGGGGCCCTCGTACTGATGTCCTTCTTAAAGCAGAAAATGTTGTTCTGGAGGCAGGAGGCTGTGTTCTCAGGCTAGCAGGACTTTAT AAAATAGATAGAGGCGCTCATATTTTCTGGTTGAGGAAAGGAACTTTGGACTCACGACCAGATCATATTATCAATCAGATCCATTATGAG GATGCTGCGTCCCTTGCAATTGCGATAATGAAAAAGATACCCCGGGGTCGTATCTTCCTGGGTTGTGACAATATGCCACTTTCTAG GCAAGAAATAATGGACTCTGTTAACAGAAGTGGGAAGTTTGAGACAATGTTTCAAGGTTTTACTG GTACCGATGGTCCATTagggaagaggatggagaaTTCGAAAACTCGAGCTGATATTGGATGGGAGCCCAAGTACCCAAGCTTCCCAGAATTTCTTGGTGTCAACAATTGA
- the LOC100835528 gene encoding uncharacterized protein LOC100835528: MASTYQLPHPPPLTAYPSLASRCRVRMASAAPLGVSHDTGVTVPTSDSVGQNDLLIVGPGVLGRIVADKWQQEHPGCKIFGQTATTDHHSELTKIGIIPSLKGSRGCQKVPYVIFCAPPYRTDDYPGDLRVAASNWSGEGSFLFTSSTAVYDCNDNGLCSEDSPCVPIGRSPRTDVLLEAENVVLEAGGCALRLAGLYKADQGPHIFWLSKGSVDARPDLIINLIHYEDAASLAIAIMKRRLRSRVFLGCDDQPLSRQQIMDRVNRSGKFDAKFQGFTGTDGPLGKRMNNSKTRAEIGWQPKNPSFTEFLGLSN; the protein is encoded by the exons ATGGCGTCGACCTACCAGCTACCCCATCCTCCCCCATTGACTGCTTACCCATCACTCGCATCCCGCTGCCGCGTTCGcatggcctccgccgcgcccctCG GAGTATCTCACGACACAGGGGTCACGGTTCCCACATCGGATAGTGTTGGCCAGAATGATTTACTGATTGTTGGACCAGGCGTGCTTGGTCGAATCGTAGCTGATAAATGGCAACAG GAGCATCCAGGTTGCAAAATATTTGGCCAGACTGCAACCACAGATCATCACAGTGAACTAACTAAAATTGGGATAATTCCCTCCCTGAAGGGATCCAGAGGTTGTCAGAAAGTTCCATATGTTATTTTCTGTGCTCCTCCATATCGTACAGATGATTACCCTGGGGATCTTAG AGTTGCAGCATCAAACTGGAGTGGGGAAGGCTCTTTCCTGTTCACATCAAGTACTGCCGTGTATGACTGCAATGACAATGGATTATGCAGCGAG gattctccttgcgtgcCAATTGGCCGGAGCCCTCGAACCGACGTCCTTCTAGAAGCAGAAAATGTTGTCCTTGAGGCAGGAGGCTGTGCTCTCAGGCTAGCAGGACTTTAT AAAGCGGATCAAGGTCCTCACATTTTCTGGCTGTCAAAAGGATCTGTAGATGCACGGCCAGATCTCATAATCAATCTGATCCATTATGAA GATGCTGCTTCGCTTGCCATTGCCATTATGAAGAGGAGACTTCGCAGTCGGGTGTTTCTGGGCTGCGACGATCAACCTCTATCCAG ACAACAGATAATGGACCGTGTTAACAGGAGTGGGAAATTTGATGCCAAGTTCCAGGGCTTCACAG GGACTGATGGTCCTTTGGGGAAGAGGATGAATAATTCCAAAACTCGGGCTGAGATTGGATGGCAGCCCAAGAATCCTAGCTTCACGGAATTCCTTGGTCTCAGCAATTAA